The window GATAACTAACACCACTCAAGAATCCACTCTCATATTTCAGTGCCGCAGTGTTGATTCGTGTACCGACATAAAGGTCCACATCAGAAAACAAGCTATAAGAATAACCACTGTCTACTGTCCAAGTATCAAAGCTTTCACTCGATGCACTTTGCGTGGAGATAAAAAACTTATGGGCAGAGCGATCGATTTGACTGGGGAGCAAAGGCAAACTGTTCAGTAGCGGTAAATTGTTCGCTGAACAAACAACAGGCATAGCAAAGACTAAAAGAATAAGTAATCTCTTCATTTCCCACTCCTGATGTCATTATTATTGTTTTTCGAACGTTATTGTTCAATTAAAGCACAGGACTTGTATATTCGCTGTACTATCGATATAGCATTTTGTTATGACCATATATGCAATTGATTGCTTCTGTTTGTTTGATGAGTTAATCCAGTTTCTGAATGGCAGGTTGATGCAGGGTGTTTTATCTCTTAAATGAAGGTTTGCTCTGAAAAACGGTGTGAATGTAAAAAAAAAGCAACTTTTCATTGACGCATAGTAGTAAAAATTGATACACGTAGAGTAAAGCACAAGCAGAGAATTTGATATGCAGCATGTAAGCCACCTAGTAATGACCACCACCATTATTATTACCGACATTCACATTGTTGGGGCAGGCTGCTAAGTAACGGATTTTAAAAAAAAGGCCTGTATCCAACAAGATACAGGCCTTTTTTTGTACCATTTTTATGACTTAT is drawn from Vibrio sp. SNU_ST1 and contains these coding sequences:
- a CDS encoding ribonuclease regulator; translated protein: MKRLLILLVFAMPVVCSANNLPLLNSLPLLPSQIDRSAHKFFISTQSASSESFDTWTVDSGYSYSLFSDVDLYVGTRINTAALKYESGFLSGVSYQFSERVSFNSSLHTYNNETEDNEKSVAAELSSRVQLTDNLDMHATLDYEEWQQGVEVGLGFRF